The Pungitius pungitius chromosome 8, fPunPun2.1, whole genome shotgun sequence genome has a window encoding:
- the unm_sa1614 gene encoding arf-GAP with SH3 domain, ANK repeat and PH domain-containing protein 2 isoform X2, with amino-acid sequence MPECVSVSEFLQEVQEDWSSPTTSSFTSKMISCRNTVYLLEEVLDSDRLVLQKMKKAAKAKYASGQDHVSHLEQYINSMEKLSVNCHSNGETEVGSAFCRLADFSKDLLSPMKNLLKSMLHNINFFLDSVVKGDLREVKGDLKKPFDKAWRDYESRFKQVEKEKRELARQYGMVRNEVSGGEIAEELEKERRSFQLSMCEYLIKVNEIKTKRGVDLLQNLIKHYHSHNNFLQECVSTTQQLKQYMEELDGVLNTVKQRQEEEKKKLVTLRDQLRPVVLTEQDSLPKQVYSMHQLLGDKQYGTERSGFLYKKSDGLRKMWQKRKCSVHNCYLTIAHATPNKPPTRLNLLTCQVKPSVEDKKCFDLISHNRTYHFLAEDEAECVAWISVLSNSKQEALSVALDGGREAGGGCESSVEDLTRAITDDIRRLPGNSSCCDCGAPDPGWLSTNLGILTCIECSGIHREMGVHVSRIQSLSLDSLGTSDLLLARNVGNSGFNEILEANLLSPSMKPSQHSHMGERKDFILSKYQDVHFVRRSHRSASALRLGLQEATKSCDIYSLIHLYAQRAELSQQLHTHIQERGETALHLAVLLADRTSLHILDFLAQNCSDVDAQTSSGNTALHYSCLHNKSDCVRLLLRARANTHMKNELGETALDVSRRLKHYQCEALLQKAQSNQFDHHVHVEYEWRLRHDDLYDSDDDFEEKNGPVKKERSISSSSFTSSFSFTSRAFSFSQPASSSSSSVAPPSSGGPGGGGGGGGGGGGGLLSVGRRLAMAMELHSRPTGCASSPPPPPPSSPAPPLPPRVKAPNVPPPPPPAAGEGFGEEEVEEEEEVFFPLIGNRKSTPPPPIAARHKRSCSESGKRDYGLPTSPRIYSGPDSSFKNPSSLLGSLNERPERGFRRADSEGGSSHFLHPTRKAPPNGSPTNRRSQSFENESRRPAPQPLPRRSLPRGATSRRVEALYDCQADHHDELSFSEGQVLVVLGQEDSDWWHGYIEDEPDQRGLFPSSFVQLLSD; translated from the exons ATGCCGGAGTGCGTGTCCGTGTccgagttcctgcaggaggttCAGGAGGACTGGagctcccccaccacctcctccttcacctccaagATGATCAGCTGCAGGAACACCGTCTACCTGCTGGAGGAG GTTCTGGACAGCGATCGGTTGGTGTTGCAGAAGATGAAGAAAGCTGCTAAAGCCAAATACGCATCAGgacaag ACCACGTGTCCCACCTGGAGCAGTACATCAATTCCATGGAGAAGCTGTCGGTCAACTGTCACTCCAACGGGGAGACGGAGGTCGGCTCCGCCTTCTGCCGACTCGCCGACTTCTCCAAAGACCTCCTCTCGCCCATGAAGAACCTG TTGAAGAGCATGCTCCACAACATCAACTTCTTCCTGGACTCTGTGGTCAAAGGAGACCTGAGGGAGGTGAAGGGG GATCTGAAGAAGCCCTTCGACAAAGCGTGGAGGGACTACGAGAGCAGATT taagcaggtggagaaggagaagagggagctgGCTCGTCAGTATGGGATGGTGAGGAATGAGGTCAGCGGAGGAGAGATcgcagaggagctggagaaggagaggcgctCCTTCCAACTGAGCATGTGTGAG tATCTGATTAAGGTCAACGAGATAAAGACCAAGAGGGGAGTGGACCTCCTGCAGAACCTCATCAAACACTACCACAGCCACAACAA TTTCCTGCAGGAGTGTGTGTCCACCACCCAGCAGTTGAAGCAGTacatggaggagctggatgGAGTTCTGAACACG GTGAAGcagcggcaggaggaggagaagaagaagctggtgACTCTCAGAGACCAGCTGAGGCCGGTCGTCCTCACCGAGCAG gactcGCTGCCTAAGCAGGTGTACAGTATGCATCAGCTGCTGGGAGACAAGCAGTACGGGACGGAGAGGAGCGGCTTCCTCTACAAGAAGAGTGACGG gttGAGGAAAATGTGGCAGAAGAGGAAATGTTCGGTGCACAACTGTTACCTGACGATCGCACACGCCACT ccCAATAAACCTCCCACCAGACTCAACCTGCTCACCTGTCAGGTTAAACCCAGCGTGGAGGACAAGAAATGCTTCGACCTCATCTCTC ATAATCGGACCTACCACTTCCTGGCAGAGGACGAGGCCGAGTGTGTGGC CTGGATCTCGGTGCTCAGCAACAGCAAGCAGGAGGCCCTCAGCGTGGCTCTGGACGGAGGGCGGGAAGCGGGCGGAGGCTGCGAGAGCAGCGTGGAGGACCTGACCCGGGCCATCACTGATGACATCAGGCGGTTGCCGGGAAACAGCAGCTGCTGTGACTGCGGAGCTCCAG atccTGGATGGCTCTCAACCAACCTCGGCATCCTGACCTGTATCGAGTGCTCAGGGATCCACAGGGAGATGGGAGTCCACGTCTCCAGGATCCAGTCCCTCAGTCTGGACAGTCTGGGGACCTCGGACCTGCTG TTGGCCAGAAATGTTGGTAACTCTGGTTTTAATGAAATACTGGAGGCGAACCTGCTGAGTCCATCAATGAAGCCCTCCCAACACAGCCAcat gggggagCGTAAAGACTTTATCCTCTCAAAGTACCAGGACGTTCACTTTGTGAGGCGGAGCCACAGATCCGCGTCGGCGCTGCGACTCGGCCTCCAGGAGGCGACCAAGAGCTGCGACATCTACAGCCTGATTCACCTGTACGCTCAGAGGGCGGAGCTGAGCCAGCAGCTGCACACGCacatacag gagagaggggagacggCGCTCCACCTCGCCGTCCTACTGGCCGACAGGACGTCGCTGCACATCCTGGACTTTTTGGCTCAGAACTG CTCCGACGTGGACGCGCAGACGTCGTCGGGAAACACGGCGCTGCACTACAGCTGTCTGCACAACAAGAGCGACTGcgtgaggctgctgctgagggccagggccaacacacacatga aGAACGAGTTGGGGGAGACCGCTCTGGACGTGAGCCGCAGGTTGAAGCACTACCAGTGTGAGGCGCTG ctgcagaaagCCCAGTCCAACCAGTTCGACCATCACGTCCACGTGGAGTACGAGTGGAGGCTCCGTCACGACGACCTCTACGACAGCGACGATGACTTCGAGGAGAAG AACGGTCCAGTGAAGAAGGAgcgctccatctcctcctcttccttcacctcctccttctccttcacctcccgGGCCTTTAGCTTCAGTcagcccgcctcctcctcctcctcctctgtcgcCCCTCCCTCGTCTGGAGGCCCCGGAgggggcggaggtggaggtggaggtggtggaggaggcctGCTCAGTGTCGGGAGGAGGCTCGCCATGGCCATGGAGCTCCACAGCCGGCCTACGGGCTGCgcctccagcccccctccccctcctccgtcctcaccTGCGCCTCCGCTGCCCCCCAGGGTCAAAG CTCCCAACGTccctcccccgccgcctcccGCCGCGGGGGAAGGGTTTGGTGAGGAAGAggtcgaagaggaggaggaggtcttcTTCCCCCTGATAGGAAACAGAAAGTCAACGCCTCCCCCTCCCATCGCCGCCCGGCACAAGAGGAGCTGCTCCGAGTCCGGCAAGCGCG attacGGGTTGCCAACCAGTCCAAGGATCTACAGCGGCCCAGACTCCTcctttaaaaa TCCATCTTCTCTTCTCGGCTCGCTGAATGAACGGCCAGAAAGAG GTTTTCGGAGAGCAGACAGCGAGGGTGGCTCCTCCCACTTCCTGCACCCCACCAGGAAAGCCCCGCCCAACGGCTCCCCGACCAATCGGCGCTCTCAGAGCTTTGAGAATGAAAGCCGGCGCCCCGCCCCCCAGCCGCTTCCCCGCAGATCATTG CCTCGCGGTGCGACCAGCCGCCGGGTGGAGGCGCTGTACGACTGCCAGGCCGACCACCACGACGAGCTGAGTTTCTCCGAGGGACAGGTGCTGGTGGTCCTGGGACAGGAGGACAGCGATTGGTGG CACGGTTACATAGAGGATGAACCCGACCAGAGAGGTCTGTTTCCATCTTCCTTCGTCCAGCTGCTCTCAGACTGA
- the unm_sa1614 gene encoding arf-GAP with SH3 domain, ANK repeat and PH domain-containing protein 2 isoform X1, with translation MPECVSVSEFLQEVQEDWSSPTTSSFTSKMISCRNTVYLLEEVLDSDRLVLQKMKKAAKAKYASGQDHVSHLEQYINSMEKLSVNCHSNGETEVGSAFCRLADFSKDLLSPMKNLLKSMLHNINFFLDSVVKGDLREVKGDLKKPFDKAWRDYESRFKQVEKEKRELARQYGMVRNEVSGGEIAEELEKERRSFQLSMCEYLIKVNEIKTKRGVDLLQNLIKHYHSHNNFLQECVSTTQQLKQYMEELDGVLNTVKQRQEEEKKKLVTLRDQLRPVVLTEQDSLPKQVYSMHQLLGDKQYGTERSGFLYKKSDGLRKMWQKRKCSVHNCYLTIAHATPNKPPTRLNLLTCQVKPSVEDKKCFDLISHNRTYHFLAEDEAECVAWISVLSNSKQEALSVALDGGREAGGGCESSVEDLTRAITDDIRRLPGNSSCCDCGAPDPGWLSTNLGILTCIECSGIHREMGVHVSRIQSLSLDSLGTSDLLLARNVGNSGFNEILEANLLSPSMKPSQHSHMGERKDFILSKYQDVHFVRRSHRSASALRLGLQEATKSCDIYSLIHLYAQRAELSQQLHTHIQERGETALHLAVLLADRTSLHILDFLAQNCSDVDAQTSSGNTALHYSCLHNKSDCVRLLLRARANTHMKNELGETALDVSRRLKHYQCEALLQKAQSNQFDHHVHVEYEWRLRHDDLYDSDDDFEEKNGPVKKERSISSSSFTSSFSFTSRAFSFSQPASSSSSSVAPPSSGGPGGGGGGGGGGGGGLLSVGRRLAMAMELHSRPTGCASSPPPPPPSSPAPPLPPRVKAPNVPPPPPPAAGEGFGEEEVEEEEEVFFPLIGNRKSTPPPPIAARHKRSCSESGKRDYGLPTSPRIYSGPDSSFKKCVPSSLLGSLNERPERGFRRADSEGGSSHFLHPTRKAPPNGSPTNRRSQSFENESRRPAPQPLPRRSLPRGATSRRVEALYDCQADHHDELSFSEGQVLVVLGQEDSDWWHGYIEDEPDQRGLFPSSFVQLLSD, from the exons ATGCCGGAGTGCGTGTCCGTGTccgagttcctgcaggaggttCAGGAGGACTGGagctcccccaccacctcctccttcacctccaagATGATCAGCTGCAGGAACACCGTCTACCTGCTGGAGGAG GTTCTGGACAGCGATCGGTTGGTGTTGCAGAAGATGAAGAAAGCTGCTAAAGCCAAATACGCATCAGgacaag ACCACGTGTCCCACCTGGAGCAGTACATCAATTCCATGGAGAAGCTGTCGGTCAACTGTCACTCCAACGGGGAGACGGAGGTCGGCTCCGCCTTCTGCCGACTCGCCGACTTCTCCAAAGACCTCCTCTCGCCCATGAAGAACCTG TTGAAGAGCATGCTCCACAACATCAACTTCTTCCTGGACTCTGTGGTCAAAGGAGACCTGAGGGAGGTGAAGGGG GATCTGAAGAAGCCCTTCGACAAAGCGTGGAGGGACTACGAGAGCAGATT taagcaggtggagaaggagaagagggagctgGCTCGTCAGTATGGGATGGTGAGGAATGAGGTCAGCGGAGGAGAGATcgcagaggagctggagaaggagaggcgctCCTTCCAACTGAGCATGTGTGAG tATCTGATTAAGGTCAACGAGATAAAGACCAAGAGGGGAGTGGACCTCCTGCAGAACCTCATCAAACACTACCACAGCCACAACAA TTTCCTGCAGGAGTGTGTGTCCACCACCCAGCAGTTGAAGCAGTacatggaggagctggatgGAGTTCTGAACACG GTGAAGcagcggcaggaggaggagaagaagaagctggtgACTCTCAGAGACCAGCTGAGGCCGGTCGTCCTCACCGAGCAG gactcGCTGCCTAAGCAGGTGTACAGTATGCATCAGCTGCTGGGAGACAAGCAGTACGGGACGGAGAGGAGCGGCTTCCTCTACAAGAAGAGTGACGG gttGAGGAAAATGTGGCAGAAGAGGAAATGTTCGGTGCACAACTGTTACCTGACGATCGCACACGCCACT ccCAATAAACCTCCCACCAGACTCAACCTGCTCACCTGTCAGGTTAAACCCAGCGTGGAGGACAAGAAATGCTTCGACCTCATCTCTC ATAATCGGACCTACCACTTCCTGGCAGAGGACGAGGCCGAGTGTGTGGC CTGGATCTCGGTGCTCAGCAACAGCAAGCAGGAGGCCCTCAGCGTGGCTCTGGACGGAGGGCGGGAAGCGGGCGGAGGCTGCGAGAGCAGCGTGGAGGACCTGACCCGGGCCATCACTGATGACATCAGGCGGTTGCCGGGAAACAGCAGCTGCTGTGACTGCGGAGCTCCAG atccTGGATGGCTCTCAACCAACCTCGGCATCCTGACCTGTATCGAGTGCTCAGGGATCCACAGGGAGATGGGAGTCCACGTCTCCAGGATCCAGTCCCTCAGTCTGGACAGTCTGGGGACCTCGGACCTGCTG TTGGCCAGAAATGTTGGTAACTCTGGTTTTAATGAAATACTGGAGGCGAACCTGCTGAGTCCATCAATGAAGCCCTCCCAACACAGCCAcat gggggagCGTAAAGACTTTATCCTCTCAAAGTACCAGGACGTTCACTTTGTGAGGCGGAGCCACAGATCCGCGTCGGCGCTGCGACTCGGCCTCCAGGAGGCGACCAAGAGCTGCGACATCTACAGCCTGATTCACCTGTACGCTCAGAGGGCGGAGCTGAGCCAGCAGCTGCACACGCacatacag gagagaggggagacggCGCTCCACCTCGCCGTCCTACTGGCCGACAGGACGTCGCTGCACATCCTGGACTTTTTGGCTCAGAACTG CTCCGACGTGGACGCGCAGACGTCGTCGGGAAACACGGCGCTGCACTACAGCTGTCTGCACAACAAGAGCGACTGcgtgaggctgctgctgagggccagggccaacacacacatga aGAACGAGTTGGGGGAGACCGCTCTGGACGTGAGCCGCAGGTTGAAGCACTACCAGTGTGAGGCGCTG ctgcagaaagCCCAGTCCAACCAGTTCGACCATCACGTCCACGTGGAGTACGAGTGGAGGCTCCGTCACGACGACCTCTACGACAGCGACGATGACTTCGAGGAGAAG AACGGTCCAGTGAAGAAGGAgcgctccatctcctcctcttccttcacctcctccttctccttcacctcccgGGCCTTTAGCTTCAGTcagcccgcctcctcctcctcctcctctgtcgcCCCTCCCTCGTCTGGAGGCCCCGGAgggggcggaggtggaggtggaggtggtggaggaggcctGCTCAGTGTCGGGAGGAGGCTCGCCATGGCCATGGAGCTCCACAGCCGGCCTACGGGCTGCgcctccagcccccctccccctcctccgtcctcaccTGCGCCTCCGCTGCCCCCCAGGGTCAAAG CTCCCAACGTccctcccccgccgcctcccGCCGCGGGGGAAGGGTTTGGTGAGGAAGAggtcgaagaggaggaggaggtcttcTTCCCCCTGATAGGAAACAGAAAGTCAACGCCTCCCCCTCCCATCGCCGCCCGGCACAAGAGGAGCTGCTCCGAGTCCGGCAAGCGCG attacGGGTTGCCAACCAGTCCAAGGATCTACAGCGGCCCAGACTCCTcctttaaaaagtgtgt TCCATCTTCTCTTCTCGGCTCGCTGAATGAACGGCCAGAAAGAG GTTTTCGGAGAGCAGACAGCGAGGGTGGCTCCTCCCACTTCCTGCACCCCACCAGGAAAGCCCCGCCCAACGGCTCCCCGACCAATCGGCGCTCTCAGAGCTTTGAGAATGAAAGCCGGCGCCCCGCCCCCCAGCCGCTTCCCCGCAGATCATTG CCTCGCGGTGCGACCAGCCGCCGGGTGGAGGCGCTGTACGACTGCCAGGCCGACCACCACGACGAGCTGAGTTTCTCCGAGGGACAGGTGCTGGTGGTCCTGGGACAGGAGGACAGCGATTGGTGG CACGGTTACATAGAGGATGAACCCGACCAGAGAGGTCTGTTTCCATCTTCCTTCGTCCAGCTGCTCTCAGACTGA